A genome region from Deinococcus sp. KNUC1210 includes the following:
- a CDS encoding DedA family protein, translated as MTVWLDSLSPVWLHLTTFVMMFLEGMGIPGIPGVLPMLALAESIHAGQTTLLEAIFWGVAGNWTGSLIGYRLAASALKRLPSSWQRVARSPHTARLMTRWGGLLVIISRTFGSLRTPVTLYAGASGYPWRRYLIFSLLGALLHVGVWQTLLWRFGPGILKRFEQAQGQVLPYVALLLGGVVLWWVWRWQRGRNQEKLERG; from the coding sequence ATGACCGTCTGGCTGGATAGCCTCAGCCCCGTATGGCTCCATCTCACCACCTTCGTCATGATGTTCCTGGAAGGCATGGGCATTCCAGGCATTCCCGGCGTATTGCCGATGCTGGCGCTGGCCGAGTCGATCCACGCGGGGCAGACCACCCTGCTCGAAGCCATTTTCTGGGGCGTGGCAGGCAACTGGACGGGCAGTCTGATCGGCTACCGGCTGGCGGCCTCTGCACTCAAACGGCTGCCCTCCTCGTGGCAGCGCGTAGCCCGCAGCCCCCATACCGCCCGGCTGATGACGCGCTGGGGTGGCCTGCTGGTCATCATCAGCCGCACTTTCGGTTCACTGCGAACGCCCGTCACGCTGTATGCCGGGGCGTCAGGCTACCCGTGGCGGCGTTACCTGATCTTCAGCCTGCTGGGAGCGCTGCTGCATGTGGGCGTGTGGCAGACGCTGCTCTGGCGCTTCGGACCGGGCATTCTCAAGCGCTTCGAGCAGGCGCAGGGCCAGGTGCTCCCGTATGTCGCCCTGCTGCTCGGCGGCGTGGTGCTGTGGTGGGTCTGGCGCTGGCAGCGCGGCAGAAATCAGGAAAAGCTGGAGCGCGGGTAA
- a CDS encoding C39 family peptidase: MKFPGYRFVAALLLSSLISAGAGRAAVPAASAAHPVSAYLAAVGHVHQTYNNCGPASVVSVLDYYGIETNQAQVARVLRPSGGYMLSSVIAPFVQHYGLRASRFRNGNLEHLRRLTAAGIPVIVLQWMNRVGGIPHFRVVRGYDDRSGLMWLSDPIYGPNVYVSYANFLTLWTLAGQEFIPIYRPEQTALVGRILGVKL; this comes from the coding sequence GTGAAGTTCCCCGGTTATCGCTTTGTCGCCGCCCTCCTGCTAAGCAGTCTGATCTCGGCAGGAGCGGGCCGCGCCGCCGTGCCTGCCGCCAGTGCCGCACATCCGGTCAGCGCGTATCTGGCGGCGGTGGGCCACGTCCATCAGACCTATAACAACTGTGGTCCCGCCTCGGTGGTCAGCGTACTCGACTACTACGGCATCGAGACCAATCAGGCGCAGGTGGCCCGCGTACTGCGGCCCAGCGGCGGCTACATGCTGTCGAGCGTGATCGCACCCTTCGTGCAGCACTATGGTCTGCGGGCCTCGCGCTTCCGAAACGGCAACCTCGAACATCTGCGCCGACTGACGGCGGCGGGCATCCCGGTCATCGTGCTCCAGTGGATGAACCGTGTGGGCGGCATTCCGCACTTCCGGGTGGTGCGCGGCTACGACGACCGCAGCGGCCTGATGTGGCTGTCAGATCCGATCTACGGCCCCAACGTGTACGTCAGTTACGCCAATTTCCTGACGCTCTGGACGCTGGCCGGACAGGAATTCATTCCGATCTACCGACCCGAACAGACCGCGCTGGTGGGCCGGATTCTGGGCGTCAAGCTGTGA
- the tsaB gene encoding tRNA (adenosine(37)-N6)-threonylcarbamoyltransferase complex dimerization subunit type 1 TsaB, with product MSEPLPLLSIDCGTPFLSLGLRYGEHSVQRVLEVGRAHAERLPAELDALFAEAGLPSRAGSIVVGTGPGSYTGLRVGASYALGLGRAWGVPVLGISTLEGLARGQSGAVAVSLDARKEQVYGAVYRLQDGLIVQTLHAPAKVPLADFEALAAGLPWERDTPPDPDLLARNGEAHGLETWSLSYL from the coding sequence GTGAGTGAACCCCTCCCTCTGCTCAGCATCGACTGCGGCACGCCCTTTCTGAGTCTGGGGCTGCGGTACGGCGAGCACAGCGTTCAGCGGGTGCTAGAGGTCGGACGCGCCCACGCCGAACGCCTGCCTGCCGAGCTGGACGCACTGTTTGCAGAAGCGGGCCTGCCCAGCCGTGCGGGCAGCATCGTGGTGGGCACCGGGCCAGGGTCGTATACCGGGCTGCGGGTGGGCGCGAGCTACGCGCTGGGTCTGGGGCGTGCCTGGGGCGTGCCGGTGCTGGGCATCTCCACGCTCGAAGGGCTGGCGCGGGGACAGAGCGGTGCGGTAGCCGTGTCGCTGGATGCCCGCAAAGAGCAGGTCTACGGCGCGGTCTACCGGTTGCAGGACGGCCTGATCGTCCAGACGCTCCACGCACCCGCCAAAGTCCCGCTCGCCGACTTCGAGGCGCTGGCAGCGGGCCTGCCGTGGGAGCGCGACACGCCGCCCGACCCCGACCTGTTGGCGCGAAATGGCGAGGCGCACGGTCTGGAAACGTGGTCGCTGTCGTATCTGTAA
- a CDS encoding PPK2 family polyphosphate kinase — MTDVALPATERLYWTQPQAQHFDAEVVATDGPHVALNRTLFYPEGGGQPCDTGTLSWNETTVQISDVQKRGGVIWHTLSGDVPQPGQHVSGELDWARRYRHSQRHTAEHLLAQAFFRIQPHFAVQSVSMRGPECTLDLAGQPGEAHAQAAQHLLMSMLRHDLTLDTKLVASDQLGSFPLRRPPQVSGSVRVILFRTPDGEIWEASACGGTHLPRASMAAPVVILRLERVKGGLTRIVFMAGEEATERLSQVYAQTTALARTFSTSLDLLPIRVQDTRDELATQSAETEQLRRELAAVRWREAPRQQIVGGTFTLLQLEDERLLRPLLDQAARQPEAVTAVVCPSGQCGVASTLTTFPAGTLLRVWLEAAGGRGGGGPNWHRGRPHRPPSLSRPPRHGPHRISRRRQRTSGVRKTEDRVSLPAMKTDKYRVRGGKKLDLNDISTDETNGRSEEEARADAPQLQLRLAKLQERLYAESKQSLLVVLQARDAGGKDGTVKHVFMGLNPQGVVVTSFKVPTPQEQSHDFLWRVHAHAPAAGMIGVFNRSHYEEVLVTRVHGQVDQKEAERRFEHIRAFESLLQSRGTRILKFYLHISKHEQKQRLQDRLDDPSKLWKFNPGDLDERKLWNDYSHAYEDALSATSTDTAPWYVIPADHKWFRDDIISHLLLDTLEDMNPQFPEASFDPASITIK; from the coding sequence GTGACCGATGTTGCCCTGCCCGCCACCGAGCGCCTGTACTGGACGCAGCCCCAGGCTCAACACTTTGACGCTGAAGTCGTCGCCACCGACGGTCCGCACGTCGCCCTGAACCGCACGCTGTTTTATCCGGAAGGCGGCGGCCAGCCCTGCGATACCGGCACGCTCAGCTGGAACGAGACAACGGTGCAGATCAGCGACGTGCAGAAACGCGGCGGCGTCATCTGGCATACGCTGTCAGGCGACGTGCCCCAACCCGGACAGCACGTCAGCGGCGAGCTGGACTGGGCAAGGCGATACCGCCACAGTCAGCGCCACACCGCAGAGCATCTGCTGGCACAGGCATTTTTCCGCATTCAGCCGCACTTTGCCGTTCAGTCGGTCAGCATGCGCGGCCCCGAATGCACGCTCGATCTGGCTGGGCAGCCGGGCGAGGCGCACGCGCAGGCCGCCCAGCACCTGCTGATGTCCATGCTGCGCCACGATCTGACCCTCGACACGAAACTGGTAGCCTCCGATCAACTCGGCAGCTTTCCACTGCGCCGCCCACCACAGGTCAGCGGCAGCGTCCGGGTGATCCTGTTCCGCACACCGGACGGCGAGATCTGGGAAGCGAGTGCCTGTGGGGGCACCCATCTGCCCCGTGCGTCGATGGCAGCCCCGGTGGTGATTCTCCGGCTGGAACGCGTCAAAGGTGGGCTGACCCGCATCGTCTTCATGGCGGGCGAGGAAGCCACCGAGCGTCTTTCGCAGGTGTACGCGCAGACCACGGCCCTGGCCCGCACGTTCAGCACCAGTCTGGACCTGCTGCCGATCCGCGTGCAGGACACACGCGACGAACTGGCGACCCAGAGCGCCGAGACCGAGCAGCTGCGCCGCGAACTGGCTGCCGTCCGGTGGCGCGAGGCACCTCGTCAGCAGATCGTGGGTGGCACCTTCACGCTGCTGCAACTCGAAGACGAGCGGCTGCTGCGCCCGCTGCTCGATCAGGCCGCCCGGCAGCCTGAAGCGGTCACTGCCGTGGTCTGTCCGTCGGGACAGTGCGGCGTCGCCAGCACCCTGACGACCTTTCCAGCCGGAACGCTGCTGCGGGTCTGGCTGGAAGCAGCCGGGGGACGCGGAGGGGGCGGCCCGAACTGGCACAGGGGCAGACCACATCGCCCCCCATCTTTGTCCAGACCGCCCAGGCATGGGCCACACAGAATAAGCAGGAGGCGGCAGAGGACAAGCGGTGTTCGGAAGACGGAGGACCGTGTTAGCCTGCCTGCCATGAAGACAGACAAGTACCGTGTACGCGGCGGCAAGAAGCTCGACCTGAACGACATCTCCACCGACGAGACGAACGGGCGCAGCGAGGAAGAAGCGCGTGCCGATGCTCCTCAACTTCAGCTCCGACTTGCCAAGTTGCAGGAGCGGCTGTATGCCGAGAGCAAACAGAGTCTGCTGGTCGTCCTGCAGGCCAGAGACGCAGGCGGGAAGGACGGCACCGTCAAACATGTCTTCATGGGCCTGAATCCTCAGGGAGTCGTGGTCACCAGCTTCAAGGTGCCCACTCCCCAGGAGCAGAGTCACGACTTCCTGTGGCGCGTTCACGCTCATGCACCGGCTGCCGGAATGATCGGCGTCTTCAACCGTTCGCATTACGAGGAGGTGCTGGTCACGCGGGTCCACGGACAGGTCGACCAGAAGGAGGCAGAGCGCCGTTTCGAACATATCCGAGCCTTCGAATCGCTGTTACAGAGCCGAGGCACCCGAATCCTCAAGTTTTACCTGCATATCAGCAAGCACGAGCAGAAACAGCGCCTTCAGGACCGCCTCGACGATCCTAGCAAGCTCTGGAAATTCAACCCGGGCGACCTCGACGAGCGCAAACTCTGGAACGACTATAGCCACGCCTACGAGGACGCCCTGAGCGCCACGAGCACCGATACCGCGCCCTGGTACGTCATTCCTGCCGACCATAAATGGTTTCGTGACGACATTATCAGCCATCTCCTGCTCGATACGCTGGAGGATATGAACCCACAGTTCCCCGAAGCCTCGTTTGATCCGGCCAGCATTACCATCAAATAA
- a CDS encoding polyprenyl synthetase family protein, with translation MRPDLAALVRHLLPAPTPAQRPELQLLYRMLLDYPERGGKGLRSELLLLAAQAYGVQPGSAAWDRALWLAVTLELFQNWVLIHDDIADDSEERRGQPALHRTYGVPLALNAGDALHAYMWEALLNADLPAAYAEILNMIHRTAEGQHLDLAWMEHREWNLTPADYLEMVRLKTAYYTVVVPLRLGALAGGVVPPSEFEAAGTALGAAFQIRDDVLNLIGDAQLYGKEIGGDLLEGKRTLILLRWLEDAPTDQRASFLAQMNLPRSEKAQPP, from the coding sequence ATGCGTCCCGACCTCGCTGCCCTCGTTCGCCACCTGCTGCCTGCGCCCACTCCGGCCCAGCGCCCCGAACTTCAGCTGCTGTACCGCATGCTGCTCGATTATCCCGAGCGCGGCGGCAAAGGTCTTCGCAGCGAACTGCTGCTGCTGGCGGCGCAGGCATACGGCGTTCAGCCGGGCAGCGCCGCCTGGGACCGGGCGCTGTGGCTGGCGGTCACGCTGGAGCTGTTTCAGAACTGGGTGCTGATCCACGACGACATCGCCGACGATTCCGAAGAGCGCCGGGGTCAGCCCGCGCTGCACCGCACCTACGGCGTGCCGCTGGCGCTGAATGCCGGAGACGCGCTGCACGCCTACATGTGGGAAGCCCTGCTGAATGCCGATCTTCCCGCCGCCTACGCCGAGATTCTGAACATGATCCACCGCACTGCCGAGGGTCAGCATCTCGATCTGGCATGGATGGAACACCGCGAATGGAACCTGACGCCCGCCGATTATCTGGAGATGGTGCGGCTCAAGACCGCGTATTACACGGTGGTCGTACCGCTGCGGCTGGGAGCACTGGCAGGCGGAGTCGTGCCGCCGTCCGAATTCGAGGCGGCGGGCACTGCGCTGGGGGCCGCCTTTCAGATCCGCGACGACGTGCTGAATCTGATCGGTGACGCCCAGCTCTACGGCAAGGAAATCGGCGGCGACCTGCTGGAAGGCAAGCGCACCCTGATTCTGCTGCGCTGGCTGGAAGATGCGCCGACAGATCAGCGGGCCAGCTTCCTGGCACAGATGAACCTGCCGAGAAGCGAAAAAGCGCAGCCGCCATGA
- a CDS encoding response regulator transcription factor gives MSRMRLLIVEDDPHIAELLQEGLSEDGYACDVATSASQGASLARLFPYALIILDVMLPEGADAGYVLGRELRGVGTQTPILYLSARSNIEERVTGLDAGGDDYLGKPFALRELRARVRALLRRSSGLARNVLRLPGGWQMDLGGRTVWNGNAPEEGGTTAGAAAPVQADLTRREFALLELLALHPGRAFSRQDIIERLWSGESGVEPKVIDVYVSTLRRKTAEELIDTVRGLGYRLGKMAHEW, from the coding sequence ATGAGCCGTATGCGTCTGCTGATCGTGGAAGACGATCCCCATATTGCCGAGCTGCTCCAGGAAGGACTGAGCGAGGACGGGTACGCCTGTGATGTGGCGACCAGTGCCAGCCAGGGCGCGTCGCTGGCCCGGCTGTTTCCCTACGCCCTGATCATCCTGGACGTGATGCTGCCGGAAGGAGCCGATGCGGGCTATGTGCTGGGACGCGAGCTGCGCGGCGTGGGCACACAGACGCCGATTCTGTATCTCAGCGCCCGCAGCAACATCGAGGAGCGCGTGACCGGCCTGGACGCGGGCGGCGACGACTATCTGGGCAAACCGTTCGCCCTGCGAGAGCTGCGGGCCAGAGTGCGGGCGCTGCTCCGGCGCAGCAGTGGGCTGGCCCGCAACGTCCTGCGCCTGCCGGGTGGCTGGCAGATGGACCTCGGCGGGCGCACCGTCTGGAACGGCAACGCCCCGGAGGAGGGCGGCACCACGGCGGGCGCGGCTGCCCCGGTACAGGCCGACCTGACCCGCCGCGAGTTTGCACTGCTGGAACTGCTGGCGCTGCATCCGGGTCGGGCCTTCTCGCGGCAGGACATCATCGAACGGCTGTGGTCGGGCGAGAGCGGCGTGGAACCCAAGGTGATCGACGTGTACGTGAGTACGCTGCGCCGCAAGACCGCCGAGGAACTGATCGATACGGTGCGTGGCCTGGGCTACCGACTCGGCAAAATGGCCCATGAATGGTGA
- a CDS encoding ABC transporter ATP-binding protein, translated as MTLAIETNQLRKVYKGRPVVQDLSLTVGPGEVFGFLGPNGAGKSTTVKMLLGLVMPTSGSVRVLGGSPQDPEVRRQLGFLPEQFRFQTWMTAREFLNFHGRLSGMSASDLQTRIPEVLEQVGLPGRGGETLNGYSKGMLQRAGLAQAILARPRLVLLDEPTSALDPIGRVEVREIIAGLKAQGVAVFLNSHLLSEVEQVCDHVAFVQKGQVLRQGSMQQLLGGAVPVEVRADRLPDALLSELGTLGPLEVLPEQGGRPGVQVQLANDALIPRIAQIVSRAGVELYAMTPHRTDLEALFLELIDTSGEGQV; from the coding sequence ATGACCCTGGCTATCGAAACGAATCAACTCCGCAAAGTGTACAAGGGCCGCCCGGTGGTACAGGACCTCTCGCTGACGGTCGGGCCGGGCGAGGTCTTCGGCTTTCTGGGGCCGAACGGCGCAGGCAAGAGCACCACCGTCAAGATGCTGCTGGGCCTGGTGATGCCCACGTCGGGCAGCGTGCGGGTGCTGGGCGGCTCGCCGCAGGACCCGGAGGTTCGCCGTCAGCTCGGATTCCTGCCGGAGCAGTTCCGCTTTCAGACCTGGATGACCGCCCGCGAGTTTCTGAACTTTCACGGGCGGCTGTCGGGTATGAGCGCCAGCGATCTTCAGACGCGCATTCCCGAAGTGCTGGAACAAGTCGGGCTGCCGGGGCGCGGCGGCGAAACCCTGAACGGGTATTCCAAGGGAATGCTTCAGCGGGCCGGGCTGGCACAGGCGATTCTGGCGCGGCCCCGACTGGTGCTGCTCGACGAGCCGACCTCGGCGCTCGACCCGATCGGGCGGGTGGAGGTGCGCGAGATCATCGCGGGGCTGAAGGCGCAGGGCGTGGCGGTGTTTCTGAATTCGCACCTGCTGAGCGAGGTCGAGCAGGTCTGCGACCATGTGGCCTTCGTACAGAAGGGCCAGGTGTTGCGGCAGGGATCGATGCAGCAGCTTCTGGGCGGCGCGGTGCCGGTGGAGGTGCGGGCAGACCGGCTGCCGGACGCTCTGCTCAGCGAACTGGGCACGCTGGGTCCGCTGGAAGTGCTGCCGGAGCAGGGCGGCAGACCGGGCGTACAGGTACAGCTCGCCAACGACGCCCTGATTCCCCGAATCGCTCAGATCGTCAGCCGCGCCGGGGTGGAACTGTACGCCATGACGCCGCACCGCACCGACCTCGAAGCGCTGTTTCTGGAACTGATCGACACCAGTGGAGAAGGCCAGGTATGA
- a CDS encoding ABC transporter permease: MNNILLISELSLREALRKRLVLVLVVLSALFIGFYLFGIFRLQATLDARAVDAGLEAGPRRGLGGASVAFAALFGMYLVSFLSSLMSVLSTVGAVSGDVESGVMQSIIARPVSRAQLVLGRWLGFTIVNVGYVALLSGALLLGVRLITGFLPPQPVEAVALLLLGVTLLTSLTVLGSTLFSTLSNGIGVFVLYGLGFAGGIMSSVGQIANTPTLTSLGRVANVLMPTNALWLGASYYLQSETLRQFNEMARGANPFLSTTPLGAGLVIWTAVYAVLVLLLGVLAFRRRDL, from the coding sequence ATGAACAACATCCTCCTGATTTCAGAACTGAGCCTGCGGGAAGCGCTGCGAAAGCGGCTGGTGCTGGTGCTGGTGGTGCTGTCGGCCCTGTTCATCGGCTTTTACCTGTTCGGCATCTTCCGGCTTCAGGCCACCCTCGATGCCCGCGCCGTGGATGCCGGGCTGGAGGCCGGGCCGCGCCGGGGGCTGGGCGGCGCGTCGGTGGCCTTCGCGGCGCTGTTCGGCATGTATCTGGTGTCGTTCCTGAGTTCGCTGATGAGCGTGCTGAGCACCGTGGGCGCGGTGAGCGGCGACGTGGAAAGCGGCGTGATGCAGTCGATCATTGCCCGCCCGGTCAGCCGCGCACAGCTCGTACTGGGGCGCTGGCTGGGCTTCACCATCGTGAATGTGGGATACGTGGCGCTGCTGTCTGGGGCGCTGCTGCTGGGCGTGCGCCTCATCACCGGTTTTCTGCCGCCCCAACCGGTCGAGGCCGTCGCGCTGCTGCTGCTGGGCGTCACGCTCCTGACCAGTCTGACGGTGCTGGGAAGCACGCTGTTCAGCACGCTGTCCAACGGCATCGGGGTCTTCGTGCTGTACGGCCTGGGCTTTGCGGGCGGCATCATGAGCAGTGTCGGGCAGATCGCCAACACGCCCACCCTGACCTCGCTGGGCCGCGTCGCCAACGTCCTGATGCCCACCAACGCGCTGTGGCTGGGAGCCAGCTACTACCTTCAGTCCGAGACACTGCGGCAGTTCAACGAGATGGCACGCGGAGCCAATCCCTTCCTGAGCACCACGCCGCTGGGTGCCGGACTGGTGATCTGGACAGCCGTGTATGCCGTGCTGGTGCTGCTGCTGGGCGTGCTGGCCTTCCGGCGGCGCGACCTGTAA
- the purM gene encoding phosphoribosylformylglycinamidine cyclo-ligase: MAHDPSPAQQSAYQQSGVDIEAGHRAVALMKDAVSRSQHAPGLRGQVLSGLGGFGGLFRPGFAGLQDPVLVASTDGVGTKTKVASLAGVYGGLGHDIVNHCTNDLLVQGARPLFFLDYIAMGKLVPEAVAEFVKGAALACEGVGAALLGGETAEMPGVYVEGELDIVGTLVGVVDRPALVTGERLEAGDAVIALPSTGLHTNGYSLARRVLDGLDWNEPRPDLGGSLQNALLAPHRSYLAAFEALLSAGLDIRGMAHITGGGLIDNPPRIFPDGLGMQVDVESWTLPPLFRLIVERGQVTLHDAFHALNMGVGFLFMVPAAQLTPALEALRAAGEQPWQIGQMVPGQGVQLSGSL, translated from the coding sequence ATGGCACACGATCCTTCCCCCGCACAACAGAGCGCCTATCAGCAGTCAGGCGTGGACATCGAAGCTGGACACCGCGCCGTCGCGCTGATGAAGGACGCGGTGTCCCGCAGTCAGCACGCACCCGGCCTGCGAGGGCAGGTCCTGAGCGGCCTGGGGGGCTTCGGTGGCCTCTTCCGCCCCGGCTTTGCCGGTCTGCAAGATCCGGTGCTGGTGGCCTCGACCGATGGCGTGGGCACCAAGACGAAAGTGGCGTCGCTCGCCGGGGTCTACGGCGGTCTGGGCCACGATATCGTCAACCACTGCACCAACGATCTGCTCGTTCAGGGAGCCAGACCGCTGTTTTTTCTCGATTACATCGCCATGGGCAAGCTCGTTCCCGAAGCGGTGGCCGAGTTCGTGAAGGGAGCGGCGCTGGCCTGTGAGGGTGTCGGCGCGGCGCTGCTGGGCGGCGAAACCGCCGAGATGCCCGGTGTATATGTCGAGGGCGAACTGGACATCGTGGGCACGCTGGTGGGCGTGGTGGACCGCCCCGCGCTCGTCACGGGTGAGCGGCTGGAAGCGGGCGACGCCGTGATCGCGTTGCCCAGCACCGGCCTGCACACCAACGGGTACAGTCTGGCCCGGCGGGTACTGGATGGCCTGGACTGGAACGAACCGCGCCCCGACCTGGGCGGCAGCCTGCAGAACGCGCTGCTGGCTCCGCACCGTTCGTATCTGGCGGCCTTCGAAGCGCTGCTGAGCGCGGGCCTGGACATCCGGGGCATGGCGCACATCACCGGGGGCGGCCTGATCGACAATCCGCCGCGCATCTTCCCGGACGGACTGGGCATGCAGGTCGATGTGGAAAGCTGGACGCTGCCGCCGCTGTTCCGGCTGATCGTGGAACGTGGGCAGGTCACTCTGCACGACGCCTTCCACGCGCTAAATATGGGTGTTGGCTTCCTGTTCATGGTGCCTGCCGCGCAGCTCACGCCCGCCCTGGAAGCGCTGCGGGCGGCAGGTGAGCAGCCCTGGCAGATCGGGCAGATGGTGCCCGGACAGGGCGTGCAGTTGAGCGGGAGTCTATGA
- a CDS encoding TVP38/TMEM64 family protein, whose amino-acid sequence MTAPPAAPATHRLVRGGVVAGGVLLLAVLFGLPAVRHGLLEAGRVLLSHDPAQTHAWVSQFGGAGPLVLIMAFVVQAVLPLIPALVLTLVALLAYGPMLGFLIVYVGTVLGAVAGYSLGRGVGDPVIRALAGQRGRDRAHAFAAQQGVRGVILIRLMPILSSDVMNLVAGATRMPFLPFLAATAAGALPVTLLISALAHGTRGDPARLGLWLAALSVGVGLLAAGRWWLGRRAARRLLPVQPLPALAAQKEEIG is encoded by the coding sequence ATGACTGCCCCGCCTGCTGCCCCCGCCACTCACCGTCTCGTTCGGGGAGGGGTGGTGGCGGGAGGAGTGCTGCTGCTGGCGGTGCTGTTTGGTTTGCCCGCCGTGCGGCATGGTCTGCTGGAAGCGGGCCGGGTGCTGCTCAGCCACGACCCGGCCCAGACGCACGCCTGGGTGTCGCAGTTCGGCGGCGCTGGCCCCCTGGTCCTGATCATGGCCTTCGTGGTGCAGGCGGTCCTGCCGCTGATTCCGGCGCTGGTGCTGACCCTGGTGGCGCTGCTGGCCTACGGGCCGATGCTCGGCTTTCTGATCGTGTATGTCGGCACGGTGCTGGGCGCGGTGGCAGGGTACAGCCTGGGGCGCGGCGTGGGCGACCCGGTGATCCGGGCGCTGGCAGGACAGCGGGGCCGCGACCGGGCGCACGCGTTTGCCGCTCAGCAGGGCGTGCGCGGCGTCATTCTGATCCGGCTGATGCCGATTCTGAGCAGCGACGTGATGAATCTGGTGGCGGGCGCGACCCGCATGCCCTTCCTGCCATTTCTGGCAGCGACGGCGGCGGGAGCGCTGCCGGTCACGCTGCTGATCAGTGCGCTGGCGCACGGTACGCGGGGCGACCCGGCGCGGCTGGGGCTGTGGCTGGCGGCGCTGTCGGTCGGCGTGGGGCTTCTGGCGGCGGGCCGCTGGTGGCTGGGCAGGCGGGCGGCGCGGCGACTGCTGCCTGTCCAGCCGCTGCCCGCTCTGGCTGCTCAGAAAGAGGAAATCGGCTGA
- a CDS encoding histidine phosphatase family protein — MSGGDDGGSGQERAPAIQAVKLPTGFSAPDRSTSTEFWVVRHGESTWNVLGRYQGQTDVPLSLEGRLQASMLAERLVGQTFAAVYSSDLSRALETATVVAERLDSAPTVQIDAGLREIDVGVLSGRDTRQIRQEYADYLEALRLDPWATRRPGGESMEDLFARAGASFQAMRERHPGQRVLVFTHGGVVRVAVGLALGGVPQNAWARLSVTNTSVTRVLLSPEGGTLLGFNDAAHLELLNQATEADDVLGPDVKGSEGAGQAS; from the coding sequence ATGAGCGGAGGCGACGACGGCGGCTCCGGTCAAGAGCGTGCGCCCGCGATTCAGGCGGTCAAGCTGCCCACCGGGTTCAGTGCGCCCGACCGCAGCACCAGCACCGAGTTCTGGGTGGTGCGGCACGGCGAGAGCACCTGGAATGTGCTTGGCCGCTACCAGGGCCAGACCGACGTACCGCTGAGCCTGGAAGGTCGCCTGCAGGCGTCGATGCTGGCCGAGCGGCTGGTGGGGCAGACCTTCGCGGCGGTGTACTCCAGCGACCTTTCGCGGGCGCTGGAAACAGCCACCGTGGTTGCCGAGCGCCTGGATTCAGCGCCGACCGTGCAGATCGATGCGGGCCTGCGCGAGATCGACGTGGGCGTGTTGAGCGGCAGAGACACCCGGCAGATCCGTCAGGAATACGCTGACTACCTCGAAGCGCTGCGGCTCGATCCCTGGGCAACCCGCCGCCCCGGTGGCGAGAGCATGGAAGACCTGTTTGCCCGTGCCGGAGCCAGCTTCCAGGCGATGCGCGAGCGGCATCCGGGCCAGCGGGTGCTGGTGTTCACGCACGGCGGCGTGGTGCGCGTGGCTGTCGGTCTGGCGCTGGGCGGTGTGCCGCAGAATGCCTGGGCGCGGCTGTCGGTAACCAACACCTCGGTCACGCGGGTGCTGCTGTCGCCGGAAGGGGGCACGCTGCTGGGCTTCAACGACGCCGCTCATCTGGAACTGCTGAATCAGGCCACCGAAGCCGATGATGTGCTGGGGCCGGACGTGAAGGGCAGCGAGGGCGCCGGTCAGGCGAGCTGA